A part of Drosophila ananassae strain 14024-0371.13 chromosome 2R, ASM1763931v2, whole genome shotgun sequence genomic DNA contains:
- the LOC6493842 gene encoding uncharacterized protein LOC6493842, with protein MAVIIPPEDAHWSLRFVDILKPFPNQTVANATYKVIRFLYPPFAQEALSITHEVSNPELSNAFMGLLLVFALLCTSAGLVVFMRLKKPKPAAKVPSERLQELEHRIKTKYGSQYKLGIWERRDIPDPIPAKKRALGLEPDSNEKPPPKSINDYVEAHWMPASVTNLGGDGRPRSPSKGGVKFNKEVKCRVFEENIAIQLGGENPLNLIRPIQESEPEDSSEDQQGSEEVATRIAP; from the exons ATGGCGGTTATTATTCCCCCCGAGGACGCTCACTGGTCACTTAGATTCGTGGACATTTTGAAGCCCTTTCCGAACCAGACAGTGGCCAATGCCACCTACAAGGTCATCCGCTTCCTGTACCCTCCCTTCGCCCAGGAGGCGCTCAGTATCACCCACGAGGTCAGCAACCCGGAGCTCAGCAATGCTTTCATGGGTTTGCTCCTGGTCTTCGCTCTACTTTGCACATCTGCGGGCCTAGTTGTGTTCATGCGCCTTAAAAAGCCG AAGCCCGCGGCGAAGGTGCCGTCCGAAAGACTCCAGGAGCTGGAGCACCGAATAAAGACCAAGTACGGCTCCCAGTATAAGCTGGGCATTTGGGAACGGAGAGACATACCCGATCCGATTCCGGCCAAGAAGCGTGCATTGGGGCTCGAGCCTGACAGCAACGAAAAGCCTCCTCCCAAGTCGATCAACGACTACGTGGAGGCACACTGGATGCCCGCTTCCGTGACCAACTTGGGGGGAGACGGGCGCCCTAGGAGCCCCAGCAAGGGGGGTGTGAAGTTCAACAAAGAGGTCAAGTGCCGCGTGTTCGAGGAAAACATTGCGATCCAACTTGGTGGCGAAAACCCGCTGAATCTGATTAGGCCGATCCAGGAGAGTGAGCCAGAAGATTCGTCTGAAGATCAACAAGGCAGCGAGGAGGTGGCGACGAGAATCGCTCCTTAG